The following coding sequences lie in one Cloacibacillus sp. genomic window:
- the eutL gene encoding ethanolamine utilization microcompartment protein EutL yields MKRDPLKANVLATQIIPNVDPSLAKELGLAPSQRSLALITSDSDDVTYTALDEATKAADVQVVYAKSMYAGAGNATTKFAGEIIGILAGPNPAEVKSGLAAAVDMIENVAHFVSANDDDSVPYYAFCISRTGSYLSKMAGIAEGEALAYLIAPPLEAVYGIDAAMKAADVSMCVFYAPPSETNFGGGLLTGSQSACKAACDAFAAAIEYVAENPRV; encoded by the coding sequence ATGAAAAGAGATCCTTTAAAGGCTAATGTACTTGCGACACAGATAATTCCCAACGTTGACCCCTCTCTAGCCAAAGAGCTCGGCCTCGCGCCGTCCCAGCGTTCGCTGGCGCTCATCACCTCGGACTCCGACGACGTGACCTACACGGCGCTCGACGAGGCGACGAAGGCCGCGGACGTACAGGTCGTATACGCGAAGAGCATGTACGCGGGAGCGGGAAACGCGACGACGAAGTTCGCGGGAGAGATAATCGGCATCCTCGCGGGGCCGAACCCCGCGGAGGTCAAGAGCGGCCTCGCCGCCGCGGTGGATATGATTGAAAACGTGGCGCACTTCGTCTCGGCGAACGACGACGACTCGGTGCCATACTACGCCTTCTGCATATCGCGCACCGGCTCCTACCTCTCGAAGATGGCGGGCATCGCCGAGGGAGAGGCGCTCGCTTATCTCATCGCGCCGCCGCTGGAGGCGGTTTACGGCATAGACGCCGCGATGAAGGCCGCGGATGTCAGCATGTGCGTATTCTACGCCCCGCCCTCCGAGACGAACTTCGGCGGCGGCCTCCTCACCGGTTCGCAGTCGGCCTGCAAGGCGGCCTGCGACGCCTTCGCGGCGGCGATAGAGTACGTGGCGGAGAATCCCCGGGTCTAA
- the eutC gene encoding ethanolamine ammonia-lyase subunit EutC: protein MVDQNALKAIIEQVLTEMNIGNAAAATPSSAAEAVKAGETPAAHAAEGVVKVDDGFIPDVSEIDIRKQYLVENPVNGEAYYDLKQYAPARLGIGKAGARYKTLPVLEFRAAHSAAQDAVFSQMDLEFVEKLDLFVVRTMCASKDEYLTRPDLGRKLNPEGVAMIKEKCKKNPTVQIFVSDGLSSAAVVANIPDLLPALMQGLQSYGIDVGTPFFVEYGRVGVEDEITELTGATVTCDLVGERPGLITAESMSAYITYKGTVGMPEARRTVISNIHKDGTPPVEAGAHIAEVIKIMLEKKASGTDLKL, encoded by the coding sequence ATGGTAGATCAGAACGCGCTTAAAGCGATCATAGAACAGGTGCTGACTGAGATGAACATCGGGAACGCAGCGGCTGCCACTCCTTCCTCCGCCGCCGAAGCGGTGAAGGCGGGAGAAACCCCCGCCGCTCACGCGGCGGAAGGCGTTGTGAAGGTGGACGACGGTTTCATTCCCGACGTCTCGGAGATCGACATCCGCAAGCAGTATCTTGTGGAGAACCCGGTAAACGGCGAGGCCTATTACGACCTCAAGCAGTACGCACCGGCCCGCCTGGGTATCGGCAAGGCCGGGGCGCGCTACAAGACGCTGCCGGTACTGGAATTCCGCGCCGCGCACTCCGCGGCCCAGGACGCGGTATTTTCGCAGATGGACCTTGAGTTCGTCGAAAAGCTGGATCTCTTTGTCGTGCGCACCATGTGCGCCAGCAAGGACGAGTATCTCACGCGCCCGGACCTTGGCCGCAAGCTGAATCCGGAGGGTGTGGCGATGATAAAGGAGAAATGCAAAAAAAATCCCACCGTGCAGATATTCGTCTCCGACGGCCTCTCTTCGGCGGCGGTGGTGGCGAACATCCCCGACCTGCTTCCGGCCCTCATGCAGGGACTTCAGAGTTATGGCATCGACGTGGGCACGCCGTTCTTCGTTGAATATGGGCGCGTCGGCGTCGAGGACGAGATCACCGAGCTTACGGGCGCGACGGTCACCTGCGACCTTGTCGGCGAACGTCCGGGGCTGATAACTGCCGAGTCGATGTCGGCCTACATCACCTATAAAGGAACGGTCGGCATGCCGGAGGCGCGCCGCACGGTGATTTCAAATATCCACAAGGACGGCACGCCGCCGGTCGAGGCGGGAGCCCACATCGCGGAAGTCATCAAGATAATGCTGGAAAAGAAGGCCAGCGGAACAGATTTGAAACTGTAA
- a CDS encoding ethanolamine ammonia-lyase subunit EutB, with amino-acid sequence MKLKTKLLGHTYEFKSLREVMAKANEEKSGDKLAGIAAENAEERVAAKVVLSEVTLAELRNTPAVPYEQDEVTRIIQDDISERIYDEHKNMTVSEFREWLLQEETTTAMIHRASRGLTSEMVSAVCKLMSNLDLIYAAKKIPVTAHCNTTIGLPGTFSSRLQPNNTTDDPKGIAASLMEGFSLGCGDAVLGLNPVDDGVESVARILKLFDEFKNKWEVPTQICVLAHVTTQTEAVRKFNAPIDLMFQSIAGSQKGNEAFGLTSAMLEEGRDMMLHHGTSMGPNVMYFETGQGSELSSDAHNGWDQLTMEARCYGFARHYHPFLVNTVVGFIGPEYLYDAKQVTRAGLEDHFMGKLSGVPMGCDACYTNHMKADQNDIENLAALLVAAGCNYIMGVPQGDDCMLMYQCTGYHEAQTLREIFGLRPIKPFEEWLEKMGFLKDGRLTPLAGDASVFAGR; translated from the coding sequence ATGAAGCTCAAGACAAAACTTTTGGGCCATACCTACGAATTCAAGTCACTGCGCGAGGTGATGGCCAAGGCGAACGAGGAGAAGTCGGGCGACAAACTCGCCGGGATCGCCGCGGAAAACGCGGAGGAACGGGTCGCCGCGAAGGTCGTCCTTTCCGAGGTGACGCTCGCGGAGCTGCGCAACACCCCCGCCGTGCCCTATGAGCAGGACGAGGTTACGCGCATAATCCAGGACGACATCAGCGAGAGGATCTACGACGAACACAAGAATATGACGGTCAGCGAATTCCGCGAATGGCTTTTGCAGGAGGAGACGACGACGGCGATGATCCACCGCGCCTCCCGCGGCCTTACCTCAGAGATGGTATCGGCCGTCTGCAAACTGATGAGCAATCTCGACCTCATCTACGCGGCGAAGAAGATTCCCGTCACAGCCCACTGCAACACGACGATTGGTCTTCCGGGGACGTTCTCTTCGCGTCTGCAGCCCAACAACACGACCGACGACCCGAAGGGGATCGCCGCCTCGCTGATGGAGGGTTTCAGCCTCGGCTGCGGCGACGCGGTGCTTGGGCTCAACCCCGTTGACGACGGCGTCGAGTCGGTGGCGCGTATTCTCAAGCTGTTCGACGAGTTCAAGAACAAGTGGGAGGTGCCGACGCAGATCTGCGTCCTCGCGCATGTGACGACGCAGACGGAGGCGGTGCGCAAATTCAACGCGCCGATCGACCTCATGTTCCAGTCGATCGCTGGTTCGCAGAAGGGCAACGAGGCCTTTGGGCTGACCTCCGCGATGCTGGAGGAGGGGCGCGACATGATGCTCCACCACGGCACCTCGATGGGGCCGAACGTCATGTATTTTGAGACGGGGCAGGGCTCGGAGCTCTCCTCCGACGCGCATAACGGCTGGGACCAGCTGACGATGGAGGCGCGCTGCTACGGCTTCGCCCGCCACTATCATCCCTTCCTGGTCAACACCGTCGTCGGCTTCATCGGGCCGGAGTATCTTTACGACGCGAAGCAGGTGACGCGCGCGGGGCTCGAGGACCATTTCATGGGCAAACTCTCGGGCGTCCCGATGGGCTGCGACGCCTGCTACACGAACCACATGAAGGCCGACCAGAACGACATTGAAAACCTCGCGGCGCTGCTCGTGGCCGCCGGCTGCAACTACATCATGGGCGTCCCCCAGGGCGACGACTGCATGCTCATGTACCAGTGCACGGGTTATCACGAGGCGCAGACGCTGCGCGAAATATTCGGCCTGCGTCCCATCAAGCCCTTTGAAGAGTGGCTGGAGAAGATGGGCTTCCTCAAAGACGGCCGTCTCACGCCGCTGGCGGGGGACGCCTCGGTCTTCGCGGGCAGATAG